A portion of the uncultured Draconibacterium sp. genome contains these proteins:
- a CDS encoding DUF1080 domain-containing protein, whose amino-acid sequence MNARILIFCCCLFATTIDVKGADWTELFNGTDFSGWEQINGNATYEIIDGEIVGTTVSNSPNSFLRTTKTYGDFVLELDLLVDDRMNSGIQFRSLSLPEYQNGRVHGYQCEIDPSERAWSGGIYDEARRGWLYPLEQNPEGRKAFRRGEWNHYRIEAIGNSIRTWVNGIACADLIDDMTDSGFIALQVHSIHDKAFEGLQIRWKNIRIQTGNLVASPWSNIPVVNLIPNYLSPQEQAQGWELLFNGETTKGWRGVGKENFPDKGWQIDNGELIVESFNGEESGNGGDIVTLNEYSTFEFQLDFKITEGANSGIKYFITEGYGSDQSAIGLEYQILDDQVHPDAKKGTDGNRTVASLYDLIPAHKNKIVNKPGEWNHARLIVKGIRHEEWLKGNLIEKADFKGAHVEHWLNRRKVLEYERGTQAFYALVARSKYAKWENFGAWQSGHILLQDHGNEVHFRSIKVKKLYGESCK is encoded by the coding sequence TGCAGATTGGACTGAACTTTTTAATGGAACGGATTTTTCCGGTTGGGAACAAATAAATGGAAATGCAACTTATGAGATTATTGATGGAGAAATAGTTGGAACAACAGTTTCTAATTCTCCCAATTCCTTTTTACGCACGACTAAAACTTATGGGGATTTTGTTTTAGAACTTGATTTGCTGGTTGATGACCGTATGAATTCCGGAATTCAATTCAGAAGTTTAAGCCTTCCGGAATATCAAAATGGTAGGGTGCATGGCTACCAATGTGAGATCGATCCTTCGGAAAGAGCTTGGAGTGGAGGGATTTACGACGAAGCGAGAAGGGGGTGGTTATATCCGTTGGAACAAAATCCAGAAGGTAGAAAAGCATTTCGAAGGGGAGAGTGGAACCATTATCGTATTGAGGCGATTGGTAATTCAATCCGAACCTGGGTAAATGGGATTGCATGTGCTGATTTGATAGATGATATGACTGACTCAGGATTTATAGCTCTTCAGGTTCATAGTATTCATGATAAGGCGTTTGAAGGCTTACAAATCAGGTGGAAAAATATACGAATTCAAACTGGAAACTTAGTCGCCAGTCCGTGGAGTAATATTCCTGTTGTTAATTTAATCCCTAATTATTTATCGCCTCAGGAACAGGCGCAAGGATGGGAGTTATTATTTAACGGAGAAACGACCAAAGGCTGGCGTGGCGTTGGAAAAGAGAATTTTCCGGATAAGGGCTGGCAAATTGATAACGGTGAGTTGATAGTGGAATCTTTTAATGGTGAAGAATCAGGTAATGGAGGCGATATCGTTACTTTGAATGAATATTCGACATTTGAGTTTCAGCTCGATTTTAAAATTACTGAAGGTGCTAATAGTGGTATTAAATATTTTATTACAGAGGGTTATGGATCGGATCAATCGGCTATAGGTTTGGAGTACCAGATTTTGGATGATCAGGTTCATCCGGATGCTAAAAAGGGAACTGACGGAAACAGAACAGTGGCCTCGTTGTATGATTTGATCCCAGCACATAAAAATAAAATAGTGAATAAACCGGGGGAATGGAACCATGCTCGGTTAATCGTAAAAGGTATAAGGCACGAAGAGTGGTTGAAAGGTAACCTCATTGAGAAAGCTGATTTTAAGGGGGCTCATGTTGAGCATTGGTTAAACAGACGAAAAGTATTGGAGTATGAAAGAGGAACGCAGGCTTTCTATGCTCTAGTTGCAAGAAGCAAATATGCTAAATGGGAAAATTTTGGAGCTTGGCAATCCGGCCACATTCTTTTGCAGGATCATGGTAATGAAGTTCATTTTAGAAGCATTAAAGTGAAGAAACTGTATGGAGAATCTTGTAAATGA